In Nonomuraea sp. NBC_00507, the following are encoded in one genomic region:
- a CDS encoding GMC family oxidoreductase, whose product MRADAVVIGSGAGGGVAAAILAEAGKQVVVLERGRDLTYEQIGRDHLRNHRFTRYPHRSGPDYEDGPRVFVEAAGGEHVVRPHEPGFHGNATLVGGGTRLYGAQAWRFLPADFAMASTYGVPEGSSLADWPIGYDDLAPFYERAEWEIGVCGDHQASSRHWKRARPYPMPPLPEGPQARALRRGASALGWEVLPVPLLINSVPYAGRAACTRCRHCVGFACRVEAKNGSHNTVLRRALATGRARLLPEAVAERIECDPAGRVTGVRWVDRSGARHVVEAEVVVCAAGAIETARLLQNSRTRREPYGLGNNHDQVGRHVQGHAYAWALGEMPEPVYDGLGPGVSLATLDVAHHNDGVIGGAMLADEFTVLPIAFWAGNLPPDLPRWGMENKRYIREKYRHVMRVGGPVQEIPSPHARTRLDPHVRDRWGIPVARLSGTTHPETVRTAAYIAGRARAWLLASGARRTWTQPAPLALYAGQHQSGTCRMGDDERTSVVDRWGRVHGHDNLYVMDASVHVTNGAVNPVLTIMALAFRAAEHVCAEW is encoded by the coding sequence ATGCGGGCGGACGCGGTCGTGATCGGATCGGGCGCGGGTGGCGGGGTCGCCGCCGCGATCCTCGCCGAGGCCGGCAAGCAGGTGGTCGTGCTGGAACGCGGCCGCGACCTCACGTACGAGCAGATCGGCCGCGACCATCTGCGCAATCACCGCTTCACCCGCTATCCCCACCGCTCCGGCCCGGACTACGAGGACGGCCCGCGGGTCTTCGTCGAGGCGGCGGGCGGCGAGCATGTGGTGCGGCCGCACGAGCCGGGTTTCCACGGCAACGCCACGCTGGTCGGCGGCGGTACGCGGCTCTACGGGGCCCAGGCGTGGCGGTTCCTGCCCGCCGACTTCGCCATGGCGAGCACGTACGGCGTCCCCGAGGGGAGCAGTCTCGCCGACTGGCCCATCGGCTACGACGACCTCGCACCCTTCTACGAACGGGCCGAGTGGGAGATCGGGGTCTGCGGCGACCACCAGGCGAGCAGCCGTCACTGGAAGCGCGCCAGGCCGTACCCCATGCCCCCGCTTCCGGAGGGCCCGCAGGCCAGAGCCCTGCGCCGGGGCGCGTCCGCCCTCGGCTGGGAGGTGCTGCCGGTGCCCCTGCTGATCAACTCGGTGCCGTACGCCGGACGGGCGGCGTGCACCCGCTGCCGGCACTGTGTCGGCTTCGCCTGCCGGGTGGAGGCGAAGAACGGCTCGCACAACACGGTGCTACGCCGCGCGCTCGCCACCGGCCGCGCCCGGCTGCTGCCGGAGGCGGTGGCCGAACGAATCGAATGCGATCCCGCGGGCCGGGTCACCGGCGTCCGCTGGGTGGACCGGTCAGGGGCGCGCCACGTCGTCGAGGCCGAGGTCGTCGTCTGCGCGGCCGGTGCGATCGAGACGGCGCGGCTGCTCCAGAACTCACGGACGCGGCGCGAGCCGTACGGGCTGGGCAACAACCACGATCAGGTGGGGCGGCACGTGCAAGGCCACGCCTACGCCTGGGCTCTGGGCGAGATGCCGGAGCCCGTGTACGACGGGCTCGGGCCCGGCGTCTCGCTGGCGACACTCGACGTCGCGCACCACAACGACGGCGTCATCGGCGGGGCGATGCTCGCCGACGAGTTCACCGTGCTGCCGATCGCCTTCTGGGCCGGCAATCTGCCTCCTGACCTGCCCCGCTGGGGCATGGAGAACAAGCGGTACATCCGGGAGAAGTACCGCCACGTCATGCGGGTGGGCGGTCCGGTCCAGGAAATCCCCAGCCCGCACGCGAGGACGCGACTCGACCCCCACGTACGCGACCGGTGGGGCATCCCTGTCGCCCGCCTGTCCGGCACGACACATCCGGAGACCGTGCGTACCGCGGCCTACATTGCCGGCCGGGCCCGCGCCTGGCTGCTCGCCTCGGGCGCGCGGCGGACGTGGACGCAGCCGGCTCCCCTGGCCCTGTACGCGGGTCAGCACCAATCGGGAACGTGCCGGATGGGCGATGACGAGCGGACGTCGGTCGTGGACCGGTGGGGCCGTGTCCACGGCCACGACAACCTCTATGTCATGGACGCCTCCGTGCACGTCACCAATGGCGCCGTCAATCCCGTGCTGACGATCATGGCCCTGGCGTTTCGCGCGGCCGAGCATGTCTGCGCCGAGTGGTGA
- a CDS encoding ATP-binding protein: MLHGREEELQALSGLVSDTRRGQGRALVLRGEAGIGKTALLRRAVAEAGSAVRVVGCSGVQTELPLAFGGLHQLLHQLLSPAARPAA; this comes from the coding sequence ATGCTCCATGGGCGGGAAGAGGAACTTCAGGCGTTGAGCGGCCTCGTTTCCGATACTCGCCGTGGCCAGGGCCGCGCCCTCGTGCTGCGGGGCGAGGCCGGGATCGGGAAGACCGCACTGCTGCGGCGGGCGGTCGCGGAGGCCGGGTCCGCCGTGCGGGTGGTCGGCTGCTCGGGCGTGCAGACGGAGCTCCCGCTGGCCTTCGGAGGGCTGCACCAGTTGCTGCACCAGTTGCTGTCCCCCGCTGCTCGACCTGCTGCCTGA
- a CDS encoding Vgb family protein produces the protein MPGGRGSTGAPSPGSSSSAGAAPAAIHTGFSAPTGLAFAPDGTLYVSNWSGGTVERVTPDGARSTFAEVSSPAGLALDTEGNLYVASYSGDTVYRISPAGRRQEFATGFHTPAGISFDSRGNLLVCNRASDEIMRVAPDGTVSRVTGGLSTPVGVAEDAQGTIFVANYDGGILSRIGRDGRVSTHSDDFDGLGVGLVIGQDDRLFATDRAAGAIKRVEPDGSAVAVMSGLGSPVALGVNAVGAVYTATWDDGALYQVPA, from the coding sequence TTGCCTGGTGGGAGAGGAAGCACGGGCGCTCCGTCGCCCGGTTCGTCGTCGTCCGCTGGCGCCGCGCCCGCGGCGATCCACACCGGCTTCTCAGCGCCGACCGGCCTGGCGTTCGCTCCGGATGGGACGCTGTACGTCTCCAACTGGTCGGGCGGAACGGTCGAACGCGTCACCCCGGACGGCGCGCGCTCGACCTTCGCGGAGGTGTCCTCGCCCGCCGGGCTGGCCTTGGACACCGAGGGCAACCTTTACGTCGCCAGCTACTCCGGCGACACCGTCTACCGGATCAGCCCAGCAGGGCGGCGGCAGGAGTTCGCGACGGGATTTCACACCCCGGCGGGCATCAGCTTCGATTCCCGCGGCAATCTGCTGGTCTGCAACCGGGCCAGCGACGAGATCATGCGGGTCGCCCCCGACGGCACGGTCAGCAGAGTGACCGGTGGGCTCAGCACGCCTGTCGGCGTGGCCGAGGACGCCCAAGGCACGATCTTCGTGGCCAACTACGACGGCGGGATCCTGTCACGCATCGGCCGCGATGGCCGGGTGTCCACGCACTCCGACGACTTCGACGGGCTCGGCGTCGGCCTGGTCATCGGTCAGGACGACCGCCTGTTCGCCACGGACCGGGCGGCGGGCGCCATCAAACGGGTGGAGCCGGACGGAAGCGCCGTCGCGGTCATGTCCGGCCTCGGCTCACCCGTCGCGCTCGGTGTGAACGCCGTCGGCGCCGTCTACACGGCGACCTGGGACGACGGTGCCCTCTACCAGGTGCCCGCTTGA
- a CDS encoding helix-turn-helix transcriptional regulator, with product MTDTSEMDRRAELSEFLRNRRARLKPEQAGIQPFGGRRRVPGLRREELAYLAGMSVDYYIRLEQGKVRNVSEPILEALTRALSLSEDERAYLRNLVKPSHRRPVSRPKVLPGLLRLLDMAEGVPAYVVGHRADVLAWNGLASAVFTDFAALSPRDRNWARMIFLNRSVQAVFADWTSKGRDTVAYLRVQAASHPGDAELAALVGELSVKSDHFRTWWAAHHVRDHARGRKRFIHPLVGEMTLDFECLRPADGGDQTLVVYTAEAGAASERALRLLANWGADAATGAEAGEPEVGRL from the coding sequence ATGACCGATACTAGCGAGATGGACCGGCGTGCCGAGCTCAGCGAGTTCCTCAGGAACCGGCGTGCCCGCCTGAAGCCAGAACAGGCAGGCATCCAGCCGTTCGGCGGGCGGCGCCGCGTGCCCGGTCTCCGCCGCGAGGAACTCGCCTACCTGGCGGGCATGAGTGTGGACTACTACATCCGTCTCGAGCAGGGCAAGGTCCGGAACGTCTCCGAACCCATCCTCGAGGCTCTCACCCGGGCCCTGAGCCTCAGCGAAGACGAGCGCGCCTACCTCCGCAACCTCGTCAAACCGAGCCACAGGCGGCCCGTCAGCCGCCCGAAGGTGCTCCCCGGCCTGTTACGACTGCTGGACATGGCCGAGGGCGTACCCGCCTATGTGGTGGGTCACCGGGCCGATGTGCTGGCGTGGAACGGCCTGGCATCCGCGGTCTTCACCGATTTCGCCGCGCTGTCTCCTCGCGACCGCAACTGGGCCCGGATGATCTTCCTTAACCGCTCCGTCCAGGCCGTTTTCGCCGACTGGACATCAAAAGGCCGGGATACTGTCGCCTACCTGCGCGTCCAGGCGGCGAGCCACCCCGGCGACGCCGAACTCGCGGCGCTCGTCGGCGAATTGTCGGTCAAGAGCGACCACTTTCGCACGTGGTGGGCCGCCCACCACGTGCGCGATCATGCCCGTGGCCGGAAGCGGTTCATCCATCCGCTGGTGGGTGAGATGACGCTCGACTTCGAGTGTCTGAGACCCGCCGATGGCGGTGATCAGACCCTGGTGGTGTACACCGCGGAGGCGGGGGCGGCGTCCGAGCGGGCGCTTCGCCTGCTCGCCAACTGGGGCGCGGATGCCGCCACGGGTGCCGAGGCCGGCGAGCCCGAGGTCGGGAGACTCTAG
- a CDS encoding MerR family transcriptional regulator — protein MPASPQPNDDAETLSITEVSRRTGLSADTLRYYEKAGLIQPVRRSRVGVRRYATADMEWLAFLMRLRDTGMSIADMKLFAELRRAGDESIAARLELLSDHRKVVDQRLRSLRSSMRALYKKIAHYRALLEEK, from the coding sequence ATGCCAGCATCGCCACAGCCGAACGATGACGCGGAGACTTTGTCGATCACCGAAGTATCGCGCAGGACCGGTCTGTCCGCGGACACCCTGCGCTACTACGAGAAGGCCGGACTCATCCAACCCGTCCGCCGCAGCCGAGTCGGCGTGCGCCGGTACGCGACGGCCGACATGGAGTGGCTCGCCTTCCTGATGCGCCTGCGCGACACGGGCATGTCGATCGCCGACATGAAGCTGTTCGCCGAACTGCGCCGGGCCGGCGACGAGAGCATCGCCGCCAGGCTGGAACTGCTGAGCGACCATCGCAAGGTCGTTGACCAGCGCCTGCGGAGCTTGCGATCGAGTATGCGCGCACTGTACAAGAAGATCGCCCACTACCGAGCCCTCCTGGAGGAGAAGTGA